The Vibrio tarriae genome includes a window with the following:
- a CDS encoding DUF3187 family protein — protein MRFIPLLSLICTLVAFPSLANEYRYGPFINYAQAPLASHSLTPQLRDGFSLPLDSQELFGGFSAASIWSDSPGYEGDFYQNQFTLGLKWQFAPRWQAELSYRFSQAWDNQLDSLTMGFHDLFGLDQNGRDSVDKHRFHIAVPEHKIAWDDFSGSTLSSAFSVYTQYQIHTSEQHGLSLGATLYYNQNGLLRLNRFEQALQLNYTYQQDAHRIYGLLGVVHHNSATGTLPTKKSTLTLAAGYEYQLNTKHHLFSSFHFYQGTVESPKELEKPATEYVLGYRYVMPSSALELALTENVFSTDNSTDIALHISYRYRL, from the coding sequence ATGCGATTCATCCCATTGCTTAGCCTTATTTGTACTCTGGTGGCTTTTCCTAGTCTGGCTAACGAATACCGTTACGGGCCATTCATCAATTACGCCCAAGCGCCTCTCGCCAGCCATTCCCTTACTCCACAGCTACGCGACGGATTTTCACTCCCGCTGGATAGCCAAGAGCTATTTGGTGGATTTTCTGCTGCCAGTATCTGGAGTGATAGTCCGGGTTATGAGGGAGATTTTTACCAAAACCAGTTCACCTTAGGTCTTAAATGGCAGTTTGCACCCCGTTGGCAGGCGGAGCTGAGCTATCGGTTTAGTCAGGCGTGGGATAACCAGTTGGATTCGCTGACCATGGGCTTTCATGACCTGTTTGGTCTGGATCAAAATGGGCGTGATAGTGTTGATAAACACCGTTTTCATATTGCCGTTCCAGAGCACAAGATTGCATGGGATGACTTTTCTGGCTCCACTCTCAGCAGCGCCTTTTCTGTTTACACGCAGTACCAAATCCACACTTCCGAGCAGCATGGTCTTTCACTCGGTGCTACGCTCTATTACAACCAAAATGGCTTATTACGCTTAAACCGTTTTGAGCAAGCACTGCAACTGAACTACACCTATCAGCAGGACGCGCATCGAATTTATGGCCTGCTCGGCGTAGTTCATCACAATAGTGCGACAGGCACGCTACCAACGAAAAAATCGACCCTCACTCTGGCAGCGGGTTATGAGTACCAGCTCAATACCAAGCACCACTTGTTTAGCTCTTTTCATTTTTATCAAGGCACAGTGGAAAGCCCCAAGGAGCTTGAGAAACCCGCAACAGAATATGTGCTGGGTTATCGCTACGTAATGCCATCCAGCGCCTTGGAGCTTGCGTTAACTGAAAACGTCTTCAGCACCGATAACAGCACGGATATTGCGCTGCACATCAGTTATCGCTATCGCTTGTAG
- the hutC gene encoding histidine utilization repressor: MSPRYLQIKQFMLDNIESGRWPVGYRTPTELELTEQFGVSRMTVNKALRDLVSEGKLQRRPRLGTFVCATEEKAESPLLDIRNIADEILSRGKQYHNKVVEQRALSADEAVAIKLGVMVGSPVFYSEIIHYANDIPMQLEVRWVNSRSVPHYLDQDFTQITPNQYLSQNCPLSAIEHTVEAIIADAHVKQALALTANEPCLLLNRRTWSGDKLVSSALLYHPGSRYKLSSKILFNQ; this comes from the coding sequence TTGTCTCCACGCTATCTGCAAATCAAACAATTTATGCTCGATAACATCGAGTCGGGTCGTTGGCCAGTCGGTTATCGTACCCCCACTGAATTAGAGTTAACGGAGCAATTTGGTGTCAGCCGCATGACGGTCAACAAAGCGCTGCGCGATCTGGTCAGTGAGGGAAAATTACAGCGCCGCCCACGTTTAGGCACCTTTGTTTGTGCGACAGAAGAGAAAGCCGAATCGCCTTTGCTGGATATTCGCAACATCGCGGATGAAATCCTCAGTCGCGGTAAGCAGTATCACAATAAAGTGGTTGAACAGCGTGCGCTAAGCGCCGATGAAGCTGTCGCCATCAAGCTCGGTGTGATGGTGGGTAGCCCAGTGTTTTACAGTGAAATCATTCACTACGCTAACGATATCCCGATGCAGCTGGAAGTGCGCTGGGTAAACAGCCGTTCGGTACCGCACTATTTGGATCAAGATTTTACCCAAATTACGCCCAACCAATATTTGTCGCAAAACTGTCCACTGAGCGCGATTGAGCATACTGTAGAAGCCATTATCGCAGATGCCCATGTCAAACAAGCACTTGCGCTGACGGCCAATGAACCTTGCTTGCTACTCAATCGCCGTACTTGGAGTGGTGACAAGCTGGTGAGCTCAGCCCTGCTCTATCATCCGGGTTCGCGCTATAAACTCAGCTCGAAAATTCTATTCAACCAATAG
- the hutI gene encoding imidazolonepropionase, with protein MNCVLTEARLVTMQPGVQGYQITEPQTLIIEQGRIQHIGQHIDLPSDAHPISCAGKLVTPGLIDCHTHLIYAGSRANEFELRLQGVPYQTIAAQGGGILSTVNATRKASEEALIELALPRLDGLLRSGVTSVEVKSGYGLTLKDELKMLRAAKALEQHRRVKITTTLLAAHALPPEFQGRSDDYIAHICQKIIPRVAEEQLATSVDVFCESIGFSVAQTERVFHAAQAHGLQIKGHTEQLSNLGGSALTARMGGISVDHIEYLDEAGVKALAQYNTVATLLPGAFYFLRETQKPPIEWLRQHRVPMAISTDLNPGTSPFADLSLMMNMGCTLFGLTPEEALRGVTCHAAQALGYAANRGQIVEGYDADLAIWNIDHPAELSYQVGVSRLHARMVNGELSYES; from the coding sequence ATGAATTGTGTGTTGACCGAAGCACGTTTAGTAACCATGCAACCGGGCGTGCAAGGTTATCAGATAACCGAGCCGCAAACCCTCATCATTGAGCAGGGACGCATTCAGCACATAGGCCAACATATTGACCTTCCCAGCGATGCGCATCCTATCTCGTGTGCCGGCAAGTTAGTCACACCGGGATTGATTGATTGCCACACCCACTTGATCTATGCCGGCAGCCGCGCCAACGAATTCGAGCTGCGTTTACAAGGTGTGCCCTACCAAACCATCGCCGCCCAAGGTGGCGGCATTCTTTCTACCGTGAATGCCACTCGTAAGGCCAGTGAAGAAGCGTTGATCGAACTCGCGCTGCCGCGTTTGGATGGTCTACTGCGTAGCGGTGTGACATCCGTTGAAGTGAAATCCGGCTACGGTTTAACACTCAAGGATGAACTTAAAATGCTGCGTGCCGCCAAAGCGCTGGAGCAGCATCGCCGCGTAAAAATCACCACCACATTACTTGCCGCGCACGCACTGCCTCCTGAATTTCAAGGCCGTAGTGATGACTATATCGCGCATATTTGCCAAAAGATCATTCCTCGGGTTGCCGAAGAACAACTGGCCACCAGCGTGGATGTGTTTTGTGAGTCGATTGGCTTTAGCGTGGCGCAAACTGAACGCGTGTTTCATGCTGCGCAAGCGCATGGCTTGCAAATCAAAGGTCATACTGAGCAGCTTTCCAACTTAGGCGGCAGCGCACTCACCGCTCGCATGGGGGGGATCTCCGTTGACCATATCGAATATCTTGATGAAGCGGGCGTGAAAGCTTTAGCGCAATACAACACGGTTGCGACCTTACTTCCCGGCGCATTCTACTTTTTGCGCGAAACACAAAAGCCGCCGATTGAATGGCTGCGCCAACACCGCGTACCTATGGCGATATCCACCGATTTAAACCCCGGCACCTCACCGTTTGCCGATCTGTCATTGATGATGAATATGGGCTGTACCTTGTTTGGCCTAACACCGGAAGAGGCGCTACGCGGTGTCACTTGCCATGCAGCGCAAGCCTTGGGTTACGCCGCAAATCGTGGACAAATCGTAGAAGGTTACGATGCCGATTTAGCGATTTGGAATATCGATCACCCCGCCGAGCTGAGCTATCAAGTCGGCGTTTCTCGCCTGCATGCTCGCATGGTGAATGGAGAGCTAAGCTATGAATCCTAA
- the hutG gene encoding formimidoylglutamase, with protein sequence MNPNFTTEHTWQGRHDVEDGQAGRRVHYIACPIQVGELANQDPGVALIGFECDAGVQRNKGRTGAKHAPNLIKQALANLAWHHPTPIYDLGNIRCEGDELEQAQQECAQVIQQALPHARAIVLGGGHEIAWATFQGLAQHFLATGVKQPRIGIINFDAHFDLRAFESGVETAFVPVRPSSGTPFNQIHHFCQQQGWDFHYACLGVSRASNTPALFERADKLGVWYVEDKAFSPLSLKDHLTQLQHFIDDCDYLYLTIDLDVFPAASAPGVSAPAARGVSIEALAPYFDQILHNKNKLMIADIAEYNPSFDIDQHTARLAARLCWDIANAMAEQVQSIRHP encoded by the coding sequence ATGAATCCTAATTTCACCACAGAGCACACTTGGCAAGGCCGCCATGATGTCGAAGATGGCCAAGCTGGGCGTCGTGTGCACTATATCGCTTGTCCCATTCAAGTGGGCGAGCTAGCGAACCAAGATCCGGGTGTGGCGTTGATCGGTTTTGAGTGTGATGCGGGCGTGCAACGCAACAAAGGTCGCACCGGAGCCAAGCACGCGCCCAACCTTATTAAGCAAGCGCTGGCCAATCTCGCGTGGCACCATCCCACCCCCATTTACGATTTGGGCAACATTCGTTGTGAGGGTGATGAATTAGAGCAAGCTCAGCAAGAATGCGCGCAAGTGATTCAACAGGCTCTGCCTCACGCGCGGGCCATCGTGCTCGGCGGCGGACACGAGATTGCTTGGGCAACCTTTCAGGGTTTGGCACAACACTTTCTAGCAACAGGCGTAAAGCAACCCCGGATCGGCATCATCAATTTTGATGCGCATTTTGACTTGCGCGCGTTTGAATCTGGGGTTGAAACAGCGTTCGTTCCAGTACGCCCAAGCTCAGGCACGCCGTTTAATCAAATCCACCATTTTTGCCAGCAGCAAGGTTGGGATTTTCATTACGCCTGCTTGGGAGTGAGCCGCGCCAGCAATACGCCCGCGCTGTTTGAACGCGCAGATAAGCTAGGGGTTTGGTATGTTGAAGATAAAGCGTTTTCGCCTTTGTCACTCAAGGATCACCTGACTCAATTACAACACTTTATTGATGATTGTGATTACCTCTATCTCACCATTGATCTGGACGTGTTTCCGGCGGCCAGTGCGCCCGGCGTCAGTGCGCCTGCCGCGCGCGGTGTGAGCATAGAAGCGCTTGCCCCCTATTTCGACCAAATTCTTCATAACAAAAACAAACTGATGATTGCCGATATCGCCGAGTACAACCCGAGTTTCGATATCGATCAACATACGGCGCGCTTAGCCGCTCGTTTGTGTTGGGACATTGCTAACGCCATGGCCGAACAAGTGCAATCCATCCGTCACCCGTGA
- the hutU gene encoding urocanate hydratase, which produces MTQSSAQGTRLDTQRTIRAPRGTQLRAKSWLTEAPLRMLMNNLDPDVAEHPHALVVYGGIGRAARNWECFDKIVEVLERLEDDQTLLVQSGKPVGVFPTHKNAPRVLIANSNLVPHWANWEHFNELDKQGLMMYGQMTAGSWIYIGSQGIVQGTYETFVAVAKKHFNGDAKGRWVLTGGLGGMGGAQPLAATMAGFSMIAVECDESRIDYRLRTGYVDKKANTLDEALAMIADTDRPISVGLLGNAADVFPELVKRNITPDVVTDQTSAHDPLNGYLPLGWSMEKAAQMRQQNEADVVKAAKASMAIQVRAMLDLQARGAATLDYGNNIRQMALEEGVANAFDFPGFVPAYIRPLFCEGIGPFRWAALSGDPEDIYKTDQKVKELIPDNPHLHNWLDMASERIHFQGLPARICWVGLKDRARLGLAFNEMVKNGELKAPIVIGRDHLDSGSVASPNRETEGMLDGSDAVSDWPLLNALLNTAGGATWVSLHHGGGVGMGFSQHSGMVICCDGSDDAAERIARVLHNDPATGVMRHADAGYDIAKRCAQQQKLDLPTLNAELAKLK; this is translated from the coding sequence ATGACACAGTCATCTGCACAAGGAACAAGACTGGACACTCAGCGCACCATTCGCGCCCCTCGTGGCACACAGCTGCGCGCCAAATCTTGGCTCACTGAAGCCCCACTTCGCATGCTGATGAATAACCTCGACCCCGATGTGGCCGAACACCCTCATGCACTGGTGGTGTATGGTGGCATTGGCCGCGCGGCGCGTAACTGGGAGTGCTTTGATAAAATCGTCGAAGTGCTGGAGCGCCTCGAAGATGACCAGACTTTACTGGTGCAATCGGGTAAACCAGTTGGGGTTTTCCCCACCCACAAAAATGCGCCACGTGTGTTGATTGCCAACTCCAACTTGGTGCCTCACTGGGCAAACTGGGAACATTTCAACGAGCTCGATAAACAAGGCTTGATGATGTACGGCCAGATGACGGCGGGTTCTTGGATCTACATTGGCTCGCAAGGCATAGTGCAAGGCACTTACGAGACGTTTGTCGCAGTTGCGAAAAAGCATTTCAACGGCGATGCCAAAGGCCGTTGGGTTTTGACTGGCGGATTGGGCGGCATGGGCGGCGCGCAACCTTTGGCGGCGACGATGGCAGGATTCTCGATGATTGCGGTGGAATGCGATGAATCGCGCATCGACTATCGTCTGCGCACTGGTTATGTCGACAAAAAAGCCAACACGCTTGATGAAGCGCTGGCAATGATCGCCGATACCGATCGCCCAATTTCTGTTGGCTTACTGGGTAATGCCGCTGACGTCTTCCCCGAATTAGTCAAACGCAACATCACGCCTGATGTGGTGACGGATCAAACCTCGGCACACGATCCACTCAACGGCTATTTACCACTCGGCTGGAGCATGGAAAAAGCCGCGCAGATGCGTCAGCAAAATGAAGCCGACGTCGTCAAAGCCGCCAAAGCTTCGATGGCGATCCAAGTGCGCGCTATGCTTGATTTGCAAGCTCGCGGCGCTGCGACGCTAGACTATGGCAATAACATTCGCCAAATGGCGCTGGAAGAAGGTGTTGCCAATGCGTTCGATTTCCCCGGTTTTGTGCCGGCCTATATTCGTCCCCTATTTTGTGAAGGGATAGGACCGTTCCGCTGGGCGGCACTCTCTGGCGATCCGGAAGACATTTACAAAACCGATCAAAAAGTCAAAGAGCTGATCCCTGACAACCCACATCTGCACAACTGGCTGGATATGGCAAGTGAGCGAATCCACTTCCAAGGTTTACCGGCTCGTATTTGCTGGGTGGGTTTAAAAGATCGCGCTCGCTTAGGCTTAGCTTTTAACGAAATGGTGAAAAATGGCGAACTCAAAGCGCCAATCGTGATTGGCCGTGATCACCTCGATTCAGGCTCAGTCGCTAGCCCGAACCGCGAAACGGAAGGCATGCTCGATGGTTCAGATGCGGTCTCTGATTGGCCGCTACTCAATGCGCTACTCAACACCGCAGGTGGTGCTACTTGGGTTTCGCTGCACCACGGTGGTGGCGTCGGCATGGGCTTCTCACAACATTCCGGCATGGTGATTTGCTGTGATGGCAGTGATGATGCCGCCGAACGTATTGCCCGCGTACTGCATAATGATCCGGCGACCGGCGTGATGCGCCATGCCGATGCGGGCTATGACATCGCCAAACGCTGCGCGCAGCAGCAAAAGCTCGATTTACCTACGCTCAACGCTGAGCTGGCCAAACTCAAGTGA
- the hutH gene encoding histidine ammonia-lyase yields the protein MLHLMIKPGQLSLKQLRQVSRSPVVLSLDPEAIPAIAESAQVVEQVISEGRTVYGINTGFGLLANTKIAPQDLETLQKSIVLSHAAGIGELMSDETVRLMMLLKINSLARGYSGIRLEVIQALIELVNNQIYPCVPKKGSVGASGDLAPLAHMSTVLLGEGQARYNGKIISGLEAMKIAGLEPITLAPKEGLALLNGTQASTAFALEGLFVAEDLFTSATVCGAMSVEAALGSRRPFDPRIHRVRGHRTQMDAATAYRHLLDVSSEIGQSHSNCEKVQDPYSLRCQPQVMGACLQQIRSAAEVLEVEANSVSDNPLVFAEDGDIISGGNFHAEPVAMAADNLALAIAEIGSLSERRMALLIDSALSKLPPFLVDNGGVNSGFMIAQVTAAALASENKTLAHPASVDSLPTSANQEDHVSMATFAARRLRDMGENTRGILAVEYLAAAQGLDFRAPLKSSPRIEEARQILREKVPFYDKDRYFAPDIEKANALLQLAVHNRLMPEQLLPSQH from the coding sequence ATGTTGCACCTGATGATCAAACCCGGCCAACTCAGCTTAAAACAGTTGCGTCAAGTGAGCCGCTCACCCGTGGTGTTATCCCTCGATCCGGAAGCGATTCCGGCGATTGCCGAAAGCGCCCAAGTGGTGGAACAAGTGATCAGCGAAGGACGTACCGTTTACGGTATCAATACTGGTTTTGGTTTACTCGCCAACACCAAAATTGCCCCGCAAGATTTGGAAACGCTGCAAAAGAGCATCGTGCTTTCTCATGCTGCGGGCATCGGTGAGCTGATGTCGGATGAAACCGTTCGTTTGATGATGCTACTTAAAATCAACAGCTTGGCGCGTGGCTATTCTGGTATCCGTCTTGAAGTCATCCAAGCTTTGATCGAGCTCGTCAATAACCAGATTTATCCTTGCGTACCGAAAAAAGGCTCGGTTGGCGCATCGGGCGATCTTGCGCCGCTGGCTCACATGAGCACAGTGTTGCTCGGCGAAGGCCAAGCACGTTACAACGGCAAAATCATCTCCGGTCTGGAAGCGATGAAAATTGCGGGGCTTGAGCCAATTACCCTCGCTCCTAAAGAAGGGCTCGCGCTACTCAATGGCACTCAAGCCTCGACCGCGTTTGCGCTCGAAGGACTGTTTGTGGCTGAAGATCTGTTTACCTCCGCCACCGTGTGCGGTGCGATGTCGGTCGAAGCCGCGCTGGGCAGCCGTCGCCCCTTCGATCCGCGTATCCACCGCGTGCGTGGGCACCGAACCCAAATGGATGCTGCAACGGCGTATCGTCACCTGCTGGATGTCAGCAGTGAAATTGGCCAATCCCACAGCAATTGTGAAAAAGTGCAAGATCCTTACTCTCTGCGCTGCCAACCGCAAGTGATGGGCGCTTGCTTGCAGCAAATTCGAAGTGCAGCAGAGGTGTTGGAAGTCGAAGCCAACTCGGTTTCTGATAACCCACTCGTTTTTGCCGAGGATGGCGACATCATCTCTGGCGGCAACTTCCATGCTGAACCTGTGGCCATGGCAGCGGATAACTTGGCGCTGGCGATTGCTGAAATTGGCAGTCTCTCCGAGCGACGTATGGCACTGCTGATTGACAGTGCGCTGAGCAAACTACCGCCCTTTTTGGTCGACAATGGTGGGGTTAATTCCGGCTTTATGATTGCGCAAGTCACGGCAGCTGCCTTAGCCAGTGAGAACAAAACCCTCGCGCATCCTGCGTCAGTCGACAGTTTACCCACTTCAGCCAACCAAGAAGACCACGTTTCCATGGCGACGTTTGCCGCACGCAGACTGCGTGACATGGGCGAAAATACTCGTGGTATTTTGGCGGTGGAATACCTTGCAGCCGCGCAAGGATTGGATTTTCGTGCGCCATTGAAGTCCTCACCACGCATTGAGGAAGCAAGGCAGATACTGCGTGAAAAAGTACCGTTTTACGATAAAGACCGCTATTTTGCACCGGATATCGAAAAAGCCAATGCTCTGCTGCAACTTGCCGTACACAACCGTTTAATGCCCGAACAGCTGCTACCAAGCCAGCACTAA
- a CDS encoding DUF3581 domain-containing protein: MFLTSYHSNQQHQFQFTRQQASHFAKLVAGDFNPIHDEDSKRFCVPGDLLFAVLLQKEGISQKMRFDFSGMVSDGVALHIENKCQRESAVVDASGKEYLHMSREGEVNRNPAFIEHVVTSYVQFSGMNFPHIMVPLMEEQQMMINCQRPLVIYESMEVEFTRLDLTHPEVEFAGATFDVDGKRGLVTLNFVFKDEGQVVGKGLKRMVASGLKPYDQAEIDDLVNRFNERKEAFLSQIEQAA; encoded by the coding sequence ATGTTCCTGACTTCATACCATTCAAATCAACAGCACCAATTTCAATTTACTCGCCAACAGGCTAGCCACTTTGCAAAATTGGTCGCGGGTGATTTCAACCCCATCCATGACGAAGATAGCAAGCGCTTCTGCGTACCGGGCGATCTGCTGTTTGCCGTACTGTTGCAAAAAGAAGGCATTAGCCAAAAGATGCGTTTTGATTTCTCTGGCATGGTGAGTGATGGCGTTGCTCTGCACATTGAAAATAAGTGTCAGCGTGAAAGCGCAGTCGTGGATGCCAGCGGCAAAGAGTATCTGCACATGTCACGTGAAGGTGAAGTCAACCGCAACCCTGCTTTTATTGAGCATGTGGTGACCAGCTATGTACAGTTTTCTGGCATGAACTTCCCGCACATCATGGTGCCGCTGATGGAAGAGCAGCAGATGATGATCAACTGCCAGCGTCCACTGGTGATTTATGAATCGATGGAAGTGGAATTTACCCGCCTTGATCTCACTCATCCAGAAGTAGAGTTTGCGGGCGCGACTTTTGATGTGGATGGCAAACGTGGCTTAGTGACACTCAACTTCGTATTTAAAGATGAAGGACAAGTGGTCGGTAAAGGGCTAAAACGTATGGTCGCCAGCGGTTTAAAGCCTTACGACCAAGCGGAAATCGATGATCTCGTCAACCGTTTCAATGAGCGCAAAGAAGCCTTCCTTAGCCAGATTGAGCAAGCGGCATAA